One Euphorbia lathyris chromosome 1, ddEupLath1.1, whole genome shotgun sequence DNA segment encodes these proteins:
- the LOC136208592 gene encoding uncharacterized protein isoform X1 has protein sequence MHPNPNPSSNPQPSDPYYSSHPSYYSQNPSIPLPFPNVFPDPSAAPSTTDLRPPGVDSYPSVTAVPQVTQPLALSYQQADASGYYYDHNLQGWAAKEAVQQYGTDSTGYVGAANVSVAHNGMEQLALAQQAPTVWPNYAYQTQGNGNSNKRQKKTKVVQSAYCEVCKVDCNSKDVLDKHKLGKKHRKNLEKLQVAAAGPSVSSATNPSIGPQLDPKKATPSSIQRAKKKATTLENLETKRRKIVAGGAAQEAVRVCAICNVVCNSEGVYKYHLSGRKHATMMKKHMGGVSLVAAT, from the exons ATGCATCCTAACCCTAACCCTAGTTCTAATCCCCAACCATCAGACCCATACTACTCTTCTCATCCCTCTTACTATTCTCAAAACCCTAGTATTCCTCTCCCCTTCCCTAATGTATTTCCTGACCCTTCCGCTGCCCCCTCCACCACTGACCTCAGACCGCCTGGGGTTGACTCTTACCCCTCAGTGACAGCGGTTCCGCAAGTTACACAGCCTCTTGCCTTGTCTTATCAACAGGCCGATGCTTCTGGGTACTATTATGACCACAATTTGCAAGGTTGGGCTGCTAAGGAGGCTGTTCAGCAATATGGAACTGACTCCACTGGATATGTTGGCGCTGCT AATGTCTCAGTAGCTCATAATGGGATGGAACAGTTAGCTTTAGCACAACAAGCACCTACCGTGTGGCCTAACTATGCATATCAGACTCAGGGAAATGGAAACTCGAATAAGCGCCAAAAGAAAACGAAGGTTGTTCAATCTGCATACTGTGAAGTATGTAAGGTGGATTGTAACAGCAAGGATGTACTTGACAAGCATAAATTGGGAAAGAAACACAGGAAAAATCTGGAGAAATTGCAGGTAGCTGCTGCTGGGCCCAGTGTTTCTTCAGCGACAAACCCCTCAATTGGTCCCCAGTTAGACCCTAAAAAGGCAACACCTAGCAGCATACAAAGGGCTAAGAAGAAAGCAACAACACTAGAAAATTTGGAGacaaagagaagaaaaatcgtTGCGGGCGGGGCTGCTCAGGAGGCAGTGAGAGTATGTGCGATTTGTAATGTGGTATGCAATAGTGAAGGAGTATACAAGTATCATCTTTCTGGACGGAAGCATGCTACGATGATGAAGAAACACATGGGTGGAGTAAGTCTGGTTGCTGCCACCTAA
- the LOC136208592 gene encoding uncharacterized protein isoform X2 has translation MHPNPNPSSNPQPSDPYYSSHPSYYSQNPSIPLPFPNVFPDPSAAPSTTDLRPPGVDSYPSVTAVPQVTQPLALSYQQADASGYYYDHNLQGWAAKEAVQQYGTDSTGYVGAANVSVAHNGMEQLALAQQAPTVWPNYAYQTQGNGNSNKRQKKTKVVQSAYCEVCKVDCNSKDVLDKHKLGKKHRKNLEKLQVAAAGPSVSSATNPSIGPQLDPKKATPSSIQRAKKKATTLENLETKRRKIVAGGAAQEAVRVCAICNVVCNSEGVYKYHLSGRKHATMMKKHMGGGQV, from the exons ATGCATCCTAACCCTAACCCTAGTTCTAATCCCCAACCATCAGACCCATACTACTCTTCTCATCCCTCTTACTATTCTCAAAACCCTAGTATTCCTCTCCCCTTCCCTAATGTATTTCCTGACCCTTCCGCTGCCCCCTCCACCACTGACCTCAGACCGCCTGGGGTTGACTCTTACCCCTCAGTGACAGCGGTTCCGCAAGTTACACAGCCTCTTGCCTTGTCTTATCAACAGGCCGATGCTTCTGGGTACTATTATGACCACAATTTGCAAGGTTGGGCTGCTAAGGAGGCTGTTCAGCAATATGGAACTGACTCCACTGGATATGTTGGCGCTGCT AATGTCTCAGTAGCTCATAATGGGATGGAACAGTTAGCTTTAGCACAACAAGCACCTACCGTGTGGCCTAACTATGCATATCAGACTCAGGGAAATGGAAACTCGAATAAGCGCCAAAAGAAAACGAAGGTTGTTCAATCTGCATACTGTGAAGTATGTAAGGTGGATTGTAACAGCAAGGATGTACTTGACAAGCATAAATTGGGAAAGAAACACAGGAAAAATCTGGAGAAATTGCAGGTAGCTGCTGCTGGGCCCAGTGTTTCTTCAGCGACAAACCCCTCAATTGGTCCCCAGTTAGACCCTAAAAAGGCAACACCTAGCAGCATACAAAGGGCTAAGAAGAAAGCAACAACACTAGAAAATTTGGAGacaaagagaagaaaaatcgtTGCGGGCGGGGCTGCTCAGGAGGCAGTGAGAGTATGTGCGATTTGTAATGTGGTATGCAATAGTGAAGGAGTATACAAGTATCATCTTTCTGGACGGAAGCATGCTACGATGATGAAGAAACACATGGGTGGA GGTCAAGTATGA